A region from the Triticum urartu cultivar G1812 chromosome 1, Tu2.1, whole genome shotgun sequence genome encodes:
- the LOC125536399 gene encoding uncharacterized protein LOC125536399 — translation MSGSGEMPPAARQSRRRRAIICASFAVLVLLLLAAVAAIVLLAVLRPRDPTTELLSANATGAAPRVTFPTVSVQLNVTFLLVVRLRNPNPASFRYGEAATTLLYRGAPVGSAVVPAGTVPSRGATTMRLGMTVQADKVVAAAGIGGLLGDVLAGEMEFEARTDVKGRVTFLGFVKRNAQGRSACRIAIGVPDVKVRRQECHNEARL, via the coding sequence ATGTCGGGGTCCGGCGAGATGCCGCCGGCAGCCCGCCAGAGCCGCCGCCGGCGCGCCATCATCTGCGCCAGCTTTGCCGTGCTCGTCCTGCTCCTCCTGGCTGCCGTGGCCGCCATCGTCCTGCTGGCGGTCCTCCGCCCGCGGGACCCGACCACGGAGCTCCTCTCCGCGAACgccaccggcgccgccccgcgcGTGACGTTCCCCACCGTCTCCGTCCAGCTCAACGTCACCTTCCTCCTCGTGGTGCGCCTGCGCAACCCGAACCCGGCCTCGTTCCGCTACGGCGAGGCCGCCACGACGCTCCTCTACCGGGGCGCACCCGTGGGCAGCGCCGTCGTCCCGGCCGGCACCGTGCCGAGCCGCGGCGCGACGACCATGCGGCTGGGCATGACGGTGCAGGCCGACAAGGTGGTGGCGGCCGCCGGGATCGGGGGCCTGCTCGGCGACGTGCTCGCCGGGGAGATGGAGTTCGAGGCGAGGACGGACGTGAAGGGCCGGGTGACGTTCCTCGGGTTCGTGAAGCGGAACGCCCAGGGGAGGTCGGCGTGCCGCATCGCCATCGGCGTCCCCGACGTCAAGGTCCGGCGCCAGGAGTGCCACAACGAGGCCAGGCTGTGA